One genomic segment of Ctenopharyngodon idella isolate HZGC_01 chromosome 7, HZGC01, whole genome shotgun sequence includes these proteins:
- the LOC127515605 gene encoding uncharacterized protein LOC127515605 isoform X16 has translation MRVILMLRRTFELQQEPIRFILVLRRTFELQQEPMRFILVLRSTFELQQEPMRFILVLRSTFQLPQEPMRFILVLRSTFQLPQEPMRFILVLRSTFDLQQEPMRFILVLRRKFELQQEPMRFILMLRRKFELQQEPMRFILVLRSTFELQQEPMRFILVLRSTFDLQQEPMRFILVLRSTFELQQEPMRFILVLRSTFDLQQEPMRFILVLRSTFELQQEPMRFILVLRRKFDLQQEPMRFILALRRTFELQQEPMRFILVLRRKFELQQEPMRFILVLRRKLELQQEPMRFILVLRRKFELQQEPMRFILVLRSTFDLQQEPMRFILVLRRKFELQQEPMRFILVLRSTFDLQQEPMRFILALRRTFELQQEPMRFILVLRSTFELQQEPMRFILVLRRKFELQQEPMRFILVLRRKFELQQEPMRFILMLRRKFELQQEPMRFILVLRRKFELQQEPMRFILMLRRKFELQQEPMRFILVLRRKFELQQEPMRFILALRRTFELQQEPMRFILMLRSTFDLQQEPMRFILVFRRKFELQQEPMRFILVLRRKFELQQEPMRFILVLRRKFELQQEPMRFILVLRRKFELQQEPMRFILMLRRKFELQQEPMRFILALRRTFELQQEPMRFILMLRSTFDLQQEPMRFILVLRRKFELQQEPMRFILVLRRKFELQQEPMRFILVLRRKFELQQEPMRFILMLRRKFELQQEPMRFILALRRTFELQQEPMRFVL, from the exons ATGAGGGttattctcatgttacgcagaacgtttgagcttcagcaagaaccaataaggttcattctcgtgttacgcagaacgtttgagcttcagcaagaaccaatgaggttcattctcgtgttacgcagcacatttgagcttcagcaagaaccaatgaggttcattctcgtgttacgcagcacatttcagcttccgcaagaaccaatgaggttcattctcgtgttacgcagcacatttcagcttccgcaagaaccaatgaggttcattctcgtgttacgcagcacgtttgatcttcagcaagaaccaatgaggttcattctcgtgttacgcagaaagtttgagcttcagcaagaaccaatgaggttcattctcatgttacgcagaaagtttgagcttcagcaagaaccaatgaggttcattctcgtgttacgcagcacgtttgagcttcagcaagaaccaatgaggttcattctcgtgttacgcagcacgtttgatcttcagcaagaaccaatgaggttcattctcgtgttacgcagcacgtttgagcttcagcaagaaccaatgaggttcattctcgtgttacgcagcacgtttgatcttcagcaagaaccaatgag gttcattctcgtgttacgcagcacgtttgagcttcagcaagaaccaatgaggttcattctcgtgttacgcagaaagtttgatcttcagcaagaaccaatgaggttcattctcgcgttacgcagaacgtttgagcttcagcaagaaccaatgaggttcattctcgtgttacgcagaaagtttgagcttcagcaagaaccaatgaggttcattctcgtgttacgcagaaagttggagcttcagcaagaaccaatgaggttcattctcgtgttacgcagaaagtttgagcttcagcaagaaccaatgaggttcattctcgtgttacgcagcacgtttgatcttcagcaagaaccaatgaggttcattctcgtgttacgcagaaagtttgagcttcagcaagaaccaatgaggttcattctcgtgttacgcagcacgtttgatcttcagcaagaaccaatgaggttcattctcgcgttacgcagaacgtttgagcttcagcaagaaccaatgaggttcattctcgtgttacgcagcacgtttgagcttcagcaagaaccaatgaggttcattctcgtgttacgcagaaagtttgagcttcagcaagaaccaatgaggttcattctcgtgttacgcagaaagtttgagcttcagcaagaaccaatgaggttcattctcatgttacgcagaaagtttgagcttcagcaagaaccaatgaggttcattctcgtgttacgcagaaagtttgagcttcagcaagaaccaatgaggttcattctcatgttacgcagaaagtttgagcttcagcaagaaccaatgaggttcattctcgtgttacgcagaaagtttgagcttcagcaagaaccaatgaggttcattctcgcgttacgcagaacgtttgagcttcagcaagaaccaatgaggttcattctcatgttacgcagcacgtttgatcttcagcaagaaccaatgaggttcattctcgtgtttcgcagaaagtttgagcttcagcaagaaccaatgaggttcattctcgtgttacgcagaaagtttgagcttcagcaagaaccaatgaggttcattctcgtgttacgcagaaagtttgagcttcagcaagaaccaatgaggttcattctcgtgttacgcagaaagtttgagcttcagcaagaaccaatgaggttcattctcatgttacgcagaaagtttgagcttcagcaagaaccaatgaggttcattctcgcgttacgcagaacgtttgagcttcagcaagaaccaatgaggttcattctcatgttacgcagcacgtttgatcttcagcaagaaccaatgaggttcattctcgtgttacgcagaaagtttgagcttcagcaagaaccaatgaggttcattctcgtgttacgcagaaagtttgagcttcagcaagaaccaatgaggttcattctcgtgttacgcagaaagtttgagcttcagcaagaaccaatgaggttcattctcatgttacgcagaaagtttgagcttcagcaagaaccaatgaggttcattctcgcgttacgcagaacgtttgagcttcagcaagaaccaatgaggtttgttctttga
- the LOC127515605 gene encoding uncharacterized protein LOC127515605 isoform X27 produces MRVILMLRRTFELQQEPIRFILVLRRTFELQQEPMRFILVLRSTFELQQEPMRFILVLRSTFQLPQEPMRFILVLRSTFQLPQEPMRFILVLRSTFDLQQEPMRFILVLRRKFELQQEPMRFILMLRRKFELQQEPMRFILVLRSTFELQQEPMRFILVLRSTFDLQQEPMRFILVLRSTFELQQEPMRFILVLRSTFDLQQEPMRFILVLRSTFELQQEPMRFILVLRRKFELQQEPMRFILVLRRKFELQQEPMRFILMLRRKFELQQEPMRFILVLRRKFELQQEPMRFILMLRRKFELQQEPMRFILVLRRKFELQQEPMRFILALRRTFELQQEPMRFILMLRSTFDLQQEPMRFILVFRRKFELQQEPMRFILVLRRKFELQQEPMRFILVLRRKFELQQEPMRFILVLRRKFELQQEPMRFILMLRRKFELQQEPMRFILALRRTFELQQEPMRFILMLRSTFDLQQEPMRFILVLRRKFELQQEPMRFILVLRRKFELQQEPMRFILVLRRKFELQQEPMRFILMLRRKFELQQEPMRFILALRRTFELQQEPMRFVL; encoded by the exons ATGAGGGttattctcatgttacgcagaacgtttgagcttcagcaagaaccaataaggttcattctcgtgttacgcagaacgtttgagcttcagcaagaaccaatgaggttcattctcgtgttacgcagcacatttgagcttcagcaagaaccaatgaggttcattctcgtgttacgcagcacatttcagcttccgcaagaaccaatgaggttcattctcgtgttacgcagcacatttcagcttccgcaagaaccaatgaggttcattctcgtgttacgcagcacgtttgatcttcagcaagaaccaatgaggttcattctcgtgttacgcagaaagtttgagcttcagcaagaaccaatgaggttcattctcatgttacgcagaaagtttgagcttcagcaagaaccaatgaggttcattctcgtgttacgcagcacgtttgagcttcagcaagaaccaatgaggttcattctcgtgttacgcagcacgtttgatcttcagcaagaaccaatgaggttcattctcgtgttacgcagcacgtttgagcttcagcaagaaccaatgaggttcattctcgtgttacgcagcacgtttgatcttcagcaagaaccaatgag gttcattctcgtgttacgcagcacgtttgagcttcagcaagaaccaatgaggttcattctcgtgttacgcagaaagtttgagcttcagcaagaaccaatgaggttcattctcgtgttacgcagaaagtttgagcttcagcaagaaccaatgaggttcattctcatgttacgcagaaagtttgagcttcagcaagaaccaatgaggttcattctcgtgttacgcagaaagtttgagcttcagcaagaaccaatgaggttcattctcatgttacgcagaaagtttgagcttcagcaagaaccaatgaggttcattctcgtgttacgcagaaagtttgagcttcagcaagaaccaatgaggttcattctcgcgttacgcagaacgtttgagcttcagcaagaaccaatgaggttcattctcatgttacgcagcacgtttgatcttcagcaagaaccaatgaggttcattctcgtgtttcgcagaaagtttgagcttcagcaagaaccaatgaggttcattctcgtgttacgcagaaagtttgagcttcagcaagaaccaatgaggttcattctcgtgttacgcagaaagtttgagcttcagcaagaaccaatgaggttcattctcgtgttacgcagaaagtttgagcttcagcaagaaccaatgaggttcattctcatgttacgcagaaagtttgagcttcagcaagaaccaatgaggttcattctcgcgttacgcagaacgtttgagcttcagcaagaaccaatgaggttcattctcatgttacgcagcacgtttgatcttcagcaagaaccaatgaggttcattctcgtgttacgcagaaagtttgagcttcagcaagaaccaatgaggttcattctcgtgttacgcagaaagtttgagcttcagcaagaaccaatgaggttcattctcgtgttacgcagaaagtttgagcttcagcaagaaccaatgaggttcattctcatgttacgcagaaagtttgagcttcagcaagaaccaatgaggttcattctcgcgttacgcagaacgtttgagcttcagcaagaaccaatgaggtttgttctttga
- the LOC127515605 gene encoding uncharacterized protein LOC127515605 isoform X23, with amino-acid sequence MRVILMLRRTFELQQEPIRFILVLRRTFELQQEPMRFILVLRSTFELQQEPMRFILVLRSTFQLPQEPMRFILVLRSTFQLPQEPMRFILVLRSTFDLQQEPMRFILVLRSTFELQQEPMRFILVLRRKFDLQQEPMRFILALRRTFELQQEPMRFILVLRRKFELQQEPMRFILVLRRKLELQQEPMRFILVLRRKFELQQEPMRFILVLRSTFDLQQEPMRFILVLRRKFELQQEPMRFILVLRSTFDLQQEPMRFILALRRTFELQQEPMRFILVLRSTFELQQEPMRFILVLRRKFELQQEPMRFILVLRRKFELQQEPMRFILMLRRKFELQQEPMRFILVLRRKFELQQEPMRFILMLRRKFELQQEPMRFILVLRRKFELQQEPMRFILALRRTFELQQEPMRFILMLRSTFDLQQEPMRFILVFRRKFELQQEPMRFILVLRRKFELQQEPMRFILVLRRKFELQQEPMRFILVLRRKFELQQEPMRFILMLRRKFELQQEPMRFILALRRTFELQQEPMRFILMLRSTFDLQQEPMRFILVLRRKFELQQEPMRFILVLRRKFELQQEPMRFILVLRRKFELQQEPMRFILMLRRKFELQQEPMRFILALRRTFELQQEPMRFVL; translated from the exons ATGAGGGttattctcatgttacgcagaacgtttgagcttcagcaagaaccaataaggttcattctcgtgttacgcagaacgtttgagcttcagcaagaaccaatgaggttcattctcgtgttacgcagcacatttgagcttcagcaagaaccaatgaggttcattctcgtgttacgcagcacatttcagcttccgcaagaaccaatgaggttcattctcgtgttacgcagcacatttcagcttccgcaagaaccaatgaggttcattctcgtgttacgcagcacgtttgatcttcagcaagaaccaatgag gttcattctcgtgttacgcagcacgtttgagcttcagcaagaaccaatgaggttcattctcgtgttacgcagaaagtttgatcttcagcaagaaccaatgaggttcattctcgcgttacgcagaacgtttgagcttcagcaagaaccaatgaggttcattctcgtgttacgcagaaagtttgagcttcagcaagaaccaatgaggttcattctcgtgttacgcagaaagttggagcttcagcaagaaccaatgaggttcattctcgtgttacgcagaaagtttgagcttcagcaagaaccaatgaggttcattctcgtgttacgcagcacgtttgatcttcagcaagaaccaatgaggttcattctcgtgttacgcagaaagtttgagcttcagcaagaaccaatgaggttcattctcgtgttacgcagcacgtttgatcttcagcaagaaccaatgaggttcattctcgcgttacgcagaacgtttgagcttcagcaagaaccaatgaggttcattctcgtgttacgcagcacgtttgagcttcagcaagaaccaatgaggttcattctcgtgttacgcagaaagtttgagcttcagcaagaaccaatgaggttcattctcgtgttacgcagaaagtttgagcttcagcaagaaccaatgaggttcattctcatgttacgcagaaagtttgagcttcagcaagaaccaatgaggttcattctcgtgttacgcagaaagtttgagcttcagcaagaaccaatgaggttcattctcatgttacgcagaaagtttgagcttcagcaagaaccaatgaggttcattctcgtgttacgcagaaagtttgagcttcagcaagaaccaatgaggttcattctcgcgttacgcagaacgtttgagcttcagcaagaaccaatgaggttcattctcatgttacgcagcacgtttgatcttcagcaagaaccaatgaggttcattctcgtgtttcgcagaaagtttgagcttcagcaagaaccaatgaggttcattctcgtgttacgcagaaagtttgagcttcagcaagaaccaatgaggttcattctcgtgttacgcagaaagtttgagcttcagcaagaaccaatgaggttcattctcgtgttacgcagaaagtttgagcttcagcaagaaccaatgaggttcattctcatgttacgcagaaagtttgagcttcagcaagaaccaatgaggttcattctcgcgttacgcagaacgtttgagcttcagcaagaaccaatgaggttcattctcatgttacgcagcacgtttgatcttcagcaagaaccaatgaggttcattctcgtgttacgcagaaagtttgagcttcagcaagaaccaatgaggttcattctcgtgttacgcagaaagtttgagcttcagcaagaaccaatgaggttcattctcgtgttacgcagaaagtttgagcttcagcaagaaccaatgaggttcattctcatgttacgcagaaagtttgagcttcagcaagaaccaatgaggttcattctcgcgttacgcagaacgtttgagcttcagcaagaaccaatgaggtttgttctttga
- the LOC127515605 gene encoding uncharacterized protein LOC127515605 isoform X25 — MRVILMLRRTFELQQEPIRFILVLRRTFELQQEPMRFILVLRSTFELQQEPMRFILVLRSTFQLPQEPMRFILVLRSTFQLPQEPMRFILVLRSTFDLQQEPMRFILVLRRKFELQQEPMRFILMLRRKFELQQEPMRFILVLRSTFELQQEPMRFILVLRSTFDLQQEPMRFILVLRSTFELQQEPMRFILVLRSTFDLQQEPMRFILVLRSTFELQQEPMRFILVLRSTFDLQQEPMRFILALRRTFELQQEPMRFILVLRSTFELQQEPMRFILVLRRKFELQQEPMRFILVLRRKFELQQEPMRFILMLRRKFELQQEPMRFILVLRRKFELQQEPMRFILMLRRKFELQQEPMRFILVLRRKFELQQEPMRFILALRRTFELQQEPMRFILMLRSTFDLQQEPMRFILVFRRKFELQQEPMRFILVLRRKFELQQEPMRFILVLRRKFELQQEPMRFILVLRRKFELQQEPMRFILMLRRKFELQQEPMRFILALRRTFELQQEPMRFILMLRSTFDLQQEPMRFILVLRRKFELQQEPMRFILVLRRKFELQQEPMRFILVLRRKFELQQEPMRFILMLRRKFELQQEPMRFILALRRTFELQQEPMRFVL, encoded by the exons ATGAGGGttattctcatgttacgcagaacgtttgagcttcagcaagaaccaataaggttcattctcgtgttacgcagaacgtttgagcttcagcaagaaccaatgaggttcattctcgtgttacgcagcacatttgagcttcagcaagaaccaatgaggttcattctcgtgttacgcagcacatttcagcttccgcaagaaccaatgaggttcattctcgtgttacgcagcacatttcagcttccgcaagaaccaatgaggttcattctcgtgttacgcagcacgtttgatcttcagcaagaaccaatgaggttcattctcgtgttacgcagaaagtttgagcttcagcaagaaccaatgaggttcattctcatgttacgcagaaagtttgagcttcagcaagaaccaatgaggttcattctcgtgttacgcagcacgtttgagcttcagcaagaaccaatgaggttcattctcgtgttacgcagcacgtttgatcttcagcaagaaccaatgaggttcattctcgtgttacgcagcacgtttgagcttcagcaagaaccaatgaggttcattctcgtgttacgcagcacgtttgatcttcagcaagaaccaatgag gttcattctcgtgttacgcagcacgtttgagcttcagcaagaaccaatgag gttcattctcgtgttacgcagcacgtttgatcttcagcaagaaccaatgaggttcattctcgcgttacgcagaacgtttgagcttcagcaagaaccaatgaggttcattctcgtgttacgcagcacgtttgagcttcagcaagaaccaatgaggttcattctcgtgttacgcagaaagtttgagcttcagcaagaaccaatgaggttcattctcgtgttacgcagaaagtttgagcttcagcaagaaccaatgaggttcattctcatgttacgcagaaagtttgagcttcagcaagaaccaatgaggttcattctcgtgttacgcagaaagtttgagcttcagcaagaaccaatgaggttcattctcatgttacgcagaaagtttgagcttcagcaagaaccaatgaggttcattctcgtgttacgcagaaagtttgagcttcagcaagaaccaatgaggttcattctcgcgttacgcagaacgtttgagcttcagcaagaaccaatgaggttcattctcatgttacgcagcacgtttgatcttcagcaagaaccaatgaggttcattctcgtgtttcgcagaaagtttgagcttcagcaagaaccaatgaggttcattctcgtgttacgcagaaagtttgagcttcagcaagaaccaatgaggttcattctcgtgttacgcagaaagtttgagcttcagcaagaaccaatgaggttcattctcgtgttacgcagaaagtttgagcttcagcaagaaccaatgaggttcattctcatgttacgcagaaagtttgagcttcagcaagaaccaatgaggttcattctcgcgttacgcagaacgtttgagcttcagcaagaaccaatgaggttcattctcatgttacgcagcacgtttgatcttcagcaagaaccaatgaggttcattctcgtgttacgcagaaagtttgagcttcagcaagaaccaatgaggttcattctcgtgttacgcagaaagtttgagcttcagcaagaaccaatgaggttcattctcgtgttacgcagaaagtttgagcttcagcaagaaccaatgaggttcattctcatgttacgcagaaagtttgagcttcagcaagaaccaatgaggttcattctcgcgttacgcagaacgtttgagcttcagcaagaaccaatgaggtttgttctttga
- the LOC127515605 gene encoding uncharacterized protein LOC127515605 isoform X1, with protein MRVILMLRRTFELQQEPIRFILVLRRTFELQQEPMRFILVLRSTFELQQEPMRFILVLRSTFQLPQEPMRFILVLRSTFQLPQEPMRFILVLRSTFDLQQEPMRFILVLRRKFELQQEPMRFILMLRRKFELQQEPMRFILVLRSTFELQQEPMRFILVLRSTFDLQQEPMRFILVLRSTFELQQEPMRFILVLRSTFDLQQEPMRFILVLRSTFDLQQEPMRFILALRRTFELQQEPMRFILVLRSTFDLQQEPMRFILVLRRKFELQQEPMRFILMLRRKFELQQEPMRFILVLRRKFELQQEPMRFILVLRRKFELQQEPMRFILVLRRKFELQQEPMRFILVLRSTFDLQQEPMRFILVLRSTFELQQEPMRFILVLRRKFDLQQEPMRFILALRRTFELQQEPMRFILVLRRKFELQQEPMRFILVLRRKLELQQEPMRFILVLRRKFELQQEPMRFILVLRSTFDLQQEPMRFILVLRRKFELQQEPMRFILVLRSTFDLQQEPMRFILALRRTFELQQEPMRFILVLRSTFELQQEPMRFILVLRRKFELQQEPMRFILVLRRKFELQQEPMRFILMLRRKFELQQEPMRFILVLRRKFELQQEPMRFILMLRRKFELQQEPMRFILVLRRKFELQQEPMRFILALRRTFELQQEPMRFILMLRSTFDLQQEPMRFILVFRRKFELQQEPMRFILVLRRKFELQQEPMRFILVLRRKFELQQEPMRFILVLRRKFELQQEPMRFILALRRTFELQQEPMRFILMLRSTFDLQQEPMRFILVLRRKFELQQEPMRFILVLRRKFELQQEPMRFILVLRRKFELQQEPMRFILMLRRKFELQQEPMRFILALRRTFELQQEPMRFVL; from the exons ATGAGGGttattctcatgttacgcagaacgtttgagcttcagcaagaaccaataaggttcattctcgtgttacgcagaacgtttgagcttcagcaagaaccaatgaggttcattctcgtgttacgcagcacatttgagcttcagcaagaaccaatgaggttcattctcgtgttacgcagcacatttcagcttccgcaagaaccaatgaggttcattctcgtgttacgcagcacatttcagcttccgcaagaaccaatgaggttcattctcgtgttacgcagcacgtttgatcttcagcaagaaccaatgaggttcattctcgtgttacgcagaaagtttgagcttcagcaagaaccaatgaggttcattctcatgttacgcagaaagtttgagcttcagcaagaaccaatgaggttcattctcgtgttacgcagcacgtttgagcttcagcaagaaccaatgaggttcattctcgtgttacgcagcacgtttgatcttcagcaagaaccaatgaggttcattctcgtgttacgcagcacgtttgagcttcagcaagaaccaatgaggttcattctcgtgttacgcagcacgtttgatcttcagcaagaaccaatgaggttcattctcgtgttacgcagcacgtttgatcttcagcaagaaccaatgaggttcattctcgcgttacgcagaacgtttgagcttcagcaagaaccaatgaggttcattctcgtgttacgcagcacgtttgatcttcagcaagaaccaatgaggttcattctcgtgttacgcagaaagtttgagcttcagcaagaaccaatgaggttcattctcatgttacgcagaaagtttgagcttcagcaagaaccaatgaggttcattctcgtgttacgcagaaagtttgagcttcagcaagaaccaatgaggttcattctcgtgttacgcagaaagtttgagcttcagcaagaaccaatgaggttcattctcgtgttacgcagaaagtttgagcttcagcaagaaccaatgaggttcattctcgtgttacgcagcacgtttgatcttcagcaagaaccaatgaggttcattctcgtgttacgcagcacgtttgagcttcagcaagaaccaatgaggttcattctcgtgttacgcagaaagtttgatcttcagcaagaaccaatgaggttcattctcgcgttacgcagaacgtttgagcttcagcaagaaccaatgaggttcattctcgtgttacgcagaaagtttgagcttcagcaagaaccaatgaggttcattctcgtgttacgcagaaagttggagcttcagcaagaaccaatgaggttcattctcgtgttacgcagaaagtttgagcttcagcaagaaccaatgaggttcattctcgtgttacgcagcacgtttgatcttcagcaagaaccaatgaggttcattctcgtgttacgcagaaagtttgagcttcagcaagaaccaatgaggttcattctcgtgttacgcagcacgtttgatcttcagcaagaaccaatgaggttcattctcgcgttacgcagaacgtttgagcttcagcaagaaccaatgaggttcattctcgtgttacgcagcacgtttgagcttcagcaagaaccaatgaggttcattctcgtgttacgcagaaagtttgagcttcagcaagaaccaatgaggttcattctcgtgttacgcagaaagtttgagcttcagcaagaaccaatgaggttcattctcatgttacgcagaaagtttgagcttcagcaagaaccaatgaggttcattctcgtgttacgcagaaagtttgagcttcagcaagaaccaatgaggttcattctcatgttacgcagaaagtttgagcttcagcaagaaccaatgaggttcattctcgtgttacgcagaaagtttgagcttcagcaagaaccaatgaggttcattctcgcgttacgcagaacgtttgagcttcagcaagaaccaatgaggttcattctcatgttacgcagcacgtttgatcttcagcaagaaccaatgaggttcattctcgtgtttcgcagaaagtttgagcttcagcaagaaccaatgaggttcattctcgtgttacgcagaaagtttgagcttcagcaagaaccaatgaggttcattctcgtgttacgcagaaagtttgagcttcagcaagaaccaatgaggttcattctcgtgttacgcagaaagtttgagcttcagcaagaaccaatgag gttcattctcgcgttacgcagaacgtttgagcttcagcaagaaccaatgaggttcattctcatgttacgcagcacgtttgatcttcagcaagaaccaatgaggttcattctcgtgttacgcagaaagtttgagcttcagcaagaaccaatgaggttcattctcgtgttacgcagaaagtttgagcttcagcaagaaccaatgaggttcattctcgtgttacgcagaaagtttgagcttcagcaagaaccaatgaggttcattctcatgttacgcagaaagtttgagcttcagcaagaaccaatgaggttcattctcgcgttacgcagaacgtttgagcttcagcaagaaccaatgaggtttgttctttga